In Moorella sp. Hama-1, a single genomic region encodes these proteins:
- a CDS encoding site-specific DNA-methyltransferase gives MARRRQRPTQVAVVPRAETYRHLEAESLLRPDVGTQAQFKKKKPPVTYRYDSSLSPALDWDGQNQTRELGEWVLAMIEEASRLEPPHIFPHPREFNGGEYKVYGLQDAVQLLKEISKPFLNWAGKAEGLSFEVPTLPLFVHERLSTRAIMETLQGHRKRGPQQMTLYDLFGDPQRPVIDQILRAYEYKDKWVNRMILGDSLVVMNSLLHYEGLGGQVQMIYMDPPYGVKFGSNFQPFVRKRDVKHNDDEDMTREPEMVKAYRDTWELGLHSYLTYLRDRLLLCRELLAPSGSIFVQISDENLHHVREVMDEVFGPENFAGMISFQKTGGMEGNLLPPTVDYLLWYAKDKDCIKYRQLYTDRKPGDTSLDRYDMLLLPDGQTRRLSRKELETGIIPDGARRYQLAPLYSEGAAREPVVFWFQGKKYVPRPDTHWKTTLEGLHRLAENDRIEVMGSVIRYRRFVEDFPVIPITDRWESTQTGTQRVYAVQTSPTVIERCILMTTDPGDLILDPTCGSGTTAYVAEQWGRRWITIDVSRVPLALARQRLLTATFPYYQLKDESRGPAGGFVYVRKQNRKGKEIGGIVPHITLESIANNEPPKEEILVDRPEVVPNIVRVTGPFCVEATIPTPVDWEGSGDAQALAEDPEGYGSFMGRMLEVLRKSPVLHLGGGKTVTLKNVRPPAKTLALSAEAVVVNGEDKPVAIVFGPENGAISERLIYEAAREAYAKGYSHLYVIGFAIQPNARVLVENCEATVGVPATYVQATPDLLMGDLLKNMRSSQIFSVCGLPEVKLKKVQVKPAKQPARYQVELVGLDVFDPVTMETDHRKGNDVPAWFLDSDYNGLCFHVDQAFFPRTSAWGNLKRALRGIYEDSVWDHLAGTISAPFEAGEHGQVAVKVIDDRGNELLIVKRLEEAEK, from the coding sequence GTGGCCAGACGCCGCCAACGGCCGACGCAGGTAGCGGTAGTGCCGAGAGCTGAAACCTATCGGCATCTGGAGGCCGAGAGCCTTTTGCGTCCTGACGTGGGCACCCAGGCTCAGTTCAAAAAGAAAAAGCCACCTGTTACGTATCGTTACGATTCTTCGCTCTCGCCAGCCCTAGATTGGGATGGCCAAAACCAGACCCGGGAGTTGGGCGAGTGGGTGCTGGCGATGATTGAAGAAGCTAGCCGGCTTGAGCCGCCTCATATTTTCCCTCATCCCAGGGAGTTTAACGGTGGCGAATACAAGGTCTATGGACTTCAGGATGCCGTACAGCTCCTGAAGGAGATAAGTAAGCCTTTTCTCAACTGGGCCGGTAAAGCCGAGGGCCTGTCCTTCGAAGTGCCGACGCTGCCGTTGTTCGTTCACGAGCGTCTGTCAACCAGGGCCATTATGGAGACCCTGCAGGGGCACCGGAAAAGGGGCCCCCAGCAGATGACCCTCTACGACCTCTTCGGCGATCCCCAGCGGCCGGTGATAGACCAGATCCTGAGGGCTTACGAGTACAAGGATAAGTGGGTTAACCGCATGATCCTGGGCGATTCCCTGGTGGTAATGAATTCCCTTTTACACTATGAGGGCCTGGGTGGGCAGGTCCAGATGATTTACATGGACCCGCCCTATGGGGTGAAGTTCGGTTCCAACTTCCAACCCTTTGTGCGTAAGCGAGACGTAAAACATAATGATGACGAAGACATGACCAGGGAGCCGGAGATGGTCAAGGCCTACCGGGATACCTGGGAGCTGGGCCTGCACTCCTACTTGACCTACCTGCGGGATCGGTTATTACTCTGCCGGGAACTGCTGGCTCCCAGCGGCAGTATCTTTGTCCAGATCAGCGACGAAAACCTGCACCACGTGCGGGAAGTGATGGACGAGGTATTTGGCCCAGAGAATTTTGCCGGAATGATTAGTTTCCAAAAGACTGGTGGGATGGAAGGCAATCTTCTTCCGCCTACGGTTGACTATTTGTTGTGGTATGCAAAAGATAAGGACTGTATCAAATACCGACAGCTCTACACTGATCGGAAGCCTGGGGATACTTCATTGGATCGATATGATATGTTGTTACTCCCTGATGGTCAAACAAGGCGCTTATCTCGCAAGGAGCTTGAGACTGGTATCATACCTGATGGTGCACGAAGATATCAACTGGCACCTCTATACTCTGAGGGAGCAGCCAGAGAACCAGTAGTGTTTTGGTTCCAGGGCAAGAAGTACGTACCACGTCCTGATACACATTGGAAGACAACCTTGGAAGGCCTCCACAGGCTTGCAGAAAACGATCGCATAGAGGTTATGGGGTCTGTAATTAGGTATCGACGCTTCGTCGAAGACTTCCCAGTGATACCTATCACAGATAGGTGGGAGTCTACACAAACAGGGACACAACGCGTCTACGCGGTTCAAACATCGCCGACTGTCATAGAGCGTTGTATCCTCATGACCACCGACCCCGGCGACCTGATACTTGATCCCACTTGTGGCAGCGGGACCACCGCTTATGTGGCCGAGCAGTGGGGCCGGCGGTGGATTACCATTGACGTGAGCCGTGTCCCCCTGGCCTTGGCTCGTCAGCGGCTGCTCACGGCGACCTTTCCTTACTACCAGCTAAAGGACGAGTCACGTGGACCGGCTGGCGGGTTCGTGTATGTGCGCAAGCAGAACCGCAAAGGGAAGGAAATCGGCGGCATCGTACCGCACATTACCCTGGAGAGCATAGCTAATAACGAGCCGCCCAAGGAAGAGATCCTGGTGGACCGGCCCGAGGTGGTCCCAAATATTGTGCGCGTTACCGGGCCTTTTTGCGTAGAGGCCACCATACCCACCCCTGTGGACTGGGAAGGCTCAGGCGACGCCCAGGCCCTGGCCGAGGACCCCGAGGGCTACGGTTCGTTCATGGGGAGGATGCTGGAAGTCCTCCGCAAGTCCCCGGTACTACATTTAGGAGGCGGAAAAACGGTCACCTTAAAAAATGTCCGTCCACCAGCCAAAACCCTGGCACTATCGGCCGAGGCAGTAGTAGTTAACGGCGAAGATAAACCGGTGGCCATAGTTTTCGGGCCGGAGAACGGCGCCATAAGCGAAAGGCTGATCTATGAAGCCGCCCGCGAGGCCTATGCCAAGGGTTATAGCCATCTCTATGTCATTGGTTTCGCCATTCAACCTAACGCCCGCGTACTCGTAGAAAACTGTGAGGCCACGGTGGGCGTCCCAGCCACTTACGTCCAGGCGACACCAGACCTGCTGATGGGCGACCTGCTCAAAAATATGCGCAGCAGCCAGATCTTCAGCGTCTGCGGCCTGCCGGAGGTCAAACTCAAAAAGGTGCAGGTTAAGCCGGCAAAGCAACCAGCCAGGTACCAGGTCGAGCTGGTTGGGCTGGACGTGTTCGATCCGGTAACGATGGAGACAGACCACCGCAAAGGCAATGACGTCCCGGCCTGGTTCCTGGATAGCGACTACAACGGGCTATGCTTTCACGTAGACCAGGCCTTCTTCCCCCGCACCAGTGCCTGGGGCAACCTTAAGCGAGCCCTTAGAGGTATTTATGAGGATAGCGTATGGGATCACCTGGCCGGCACCATCAGTGCACCGTTCGAGGCGGGCGAGCATGGCCAAGTGGCGGTTAAGGTCATCGACGACCGCGGTAACGAACTCCTGATAGTCAAGCGCCTCGAGGAGGCCGAGAAATGA
- a CDS encoding BPTD_3080 family restriction endonuclease, with amino-acid sequence MSSYEVPDPILNSPYEEPAAYWYLEEGKEPEFRTGRRPAGYFYRDPKAPLSDNEHEVRGQWIELELVNLIRQRLKEWREQGWPGVTRTTLELLNYWQREGRQQRLFYAQLEAAETLIFLTEARADFLQGIEVPLDEPSEERKADGYRAFRRYACKMATGTGKTTVMAMLAAWSILNKVNDRNDARFSDVVLVVCPNVTIRNRLQELDPARGEASLYRTRDLVPRHLMSDLNRGRVLVTNWHVFEPQAVQTGGESARVVKAGVPVKTIETVTIGDKTTTARGKRYLTFEDFNRQVAAGLLTVIGEERDSQGNLRRVQVESNKYLKSDTAWINHVLGREVGGKQNILVFNDEAHHAYRIFRPQPDEGEEDLFGEEEESEEFFKEATVWIDGLDRIHKLRGINLCVDFSATPYFLGRVGQESNRIFPWVVSDFGLTDAIESGLVKIPQLAVRDTTGAEIPGYFNIWRWILPRLTPAERGGRKASPKPEAILKWANTPIVMLAGLWEELRREWEEVRDDPRPPVFIIVCKNTKLAKVVYEWLAEDKPPAGIPPANIEGFRNSADHLNTIRVDSKVVHETDTEQAKSDEARWMRFTLDTVGKTEWPKDLQGRPIYPEGFKELAEKLKRPLHPPGRDVRCIVSVGMLTEGWDCNTVTHIVGLRPFMSQLLCEQVVGRGLRRSNYEIGEDGKLTEEVAKIFGVPFEVIPFKANRGPTRPSEKRHHIHAVPAKARYEITFPRVEGYQQAIRNRVTVDWQAVAELTLDPTKIPPEVEMKAGLANNQGRHSLIGPGKIESVDLNPYRSGHRFQELVFELARDLTRTYVSQPSCEAPAHVLFPQLVRIADRYLREKVHPVSPANILDVFLSPYYGWVIERLVEAIRPDTSQGEAPEFPRYETNRGPGSTADVDFWTSRDVREVIHSHVNYVVADTKQWEQSAAYFIDTHEMVDAFVKNAGLGFAIPYLHNGQVHDYVPDFIIRLKGNAGHLILETKGYDELTEVKAQAAKRWVNAVNADGSYGRWYYAIAWKPAEIPGIIRKVITGVSD; translated from the coding sequence ATGAGCAGCTACGAGGTTCCCGATCCCATTCTTAACTCCCCCTACGAGGAGCCAGCCGCTTACTGGTACCTGGAGGAAGGGAAGGAGCCGGAATTCCGGACTGGACGCCGGCCAGCAGGCTACTTCTACCGTGATCCAAAAGCGCCGCTAAGTGATAATGAGCACGAGGTCCGGGGCCAGTGGATTGAGCTGGAGCTGGTCAACCTGATCCGGCAGCGGCTCAAGGAGTGGCGGGAGCAGGGCTGGCCAGGGGTCACAAGGACCACCCTTGAGCTACTAAATTATTGGCAGCGGGAGGGGCGCCAGCAACGGCTATTCTACGCACAGTTAGAGGCGGCAGAGACGCTCATCTTCCTAACTGAAGCTCGGGCCGACTTCCTCCAGGGGATCGAGGTTCCCCTGGACGAACCAAGCGAGGAGCGCAAAGCCGATGGATACCGGGCCTTCCGGCGTTACGCCTGCAAGATGGCCACGGGTACGGGGAAGACCACGGTGATGGCTATGTTAGCCGCCTGGAGCATTTTGAATAAGGTCAACGATCGGAACGATGCCCGGTTTTCCGACGTGGTGCTGGTAGTCTGCCCCAACGTCACCATCCGTAACCGCCTGCAGGAGCTGGACCCTGCGCGTGGGGAGGCCAGCCTTTACCGCACCCGTGACCTGGTGCCCCGGCACCTGATGTCCGACCTGAACAGGGGGAGGGTGCTGGTGACTAACTGGCACGTCTTCGAGCCGCAGGCGGTACAGACCGGCGGTGAAAGCGCCAGAGTGGTCAAGGCCGGCGTGCCGGTAAAAACTATAGAGACCGTCACTATAGGAGATAAAACCACCACCGCTCGCGGCAAGCGCTACTTGACCTTCGAGGACTTTAACCGCCAGGTGGCGGCCGGGCTCCTCACCGTGATTGGCGAAGAACGGGACAGTCAGGGAAACCTGAGGCGCGTCCAGGTGGAGTCCAACAAGTACCTAAAAAGCGATACCGCCTGGATTAACCACGTACTGGGCCGGGAGGTCGGCGGCAAGCAAAACATCCTCGTCTTCAACGACGAGGCTCACCACGCCTACCGCATTTTCCGGCCGCAACCGGATGAGGGTGAAGAGGACCTTTTCGGTGAGGAAGAGGAAAGCGAGGAGTTCTTTAAGGAGGCCACCGTCTGGATAGACGGGCTGGACCGGATTCACAAACTCCGCGGCATCAACCTTTGCGTAGACTTTTCCGCTACGCCCTACTTCCTCGGCCGGGTGGGCCAGGAGAGTAACCGCATTTTCCCCTGGGTAGTGAGCGACTTCGGGCTCACCGACGCCATCGAGTCCGGGCTGGTGAAAATCCCGCAGCTCGCTGTACGCGATACCACGGGTGCCGAGATCCCGGGTTACTTCAACATCTGGCGCTGGATACTGCCCAGGCTCACGCCGGCAGAGCGCGGCGGGCGGAAGGCGAGCCCTAAACCGGAGGCCATCTTGAAATGGGCGAATACGCCCATCGTCATGCTGGCCGGGTTGTGGGAGGAATTGCGGCGAGAATGGGAGGAGGTCCGTGACGATCCACGGCCACCGGTATTTATCATCGTGTGCAAGAATACCAAGCTGGCTAAGGTAGTCTACGAATGGCTGGCTGAAGACAAGCCGCCGGCAGGTATTCCGCCGGCCAATATTGAGGGATTCCGCAACAGCGCCGACCACTTAAACACCATACGAGTGGATTCTAAAGTAGTACACGAAACGGATACAGAGCAGGCCAAGAGCGACGAGGCGAGGTGGATGCGCTTCACCCTGGACACGGTAGGCAAGACCGAGTGGCCCAAGGACCTTCAGGGTCGACCTATCTACCCAGAAGGCTTTAAGGAGTTGGCCGAGAAACTTAAGCGTCCCTTGCATCCCCCTGGCAGAGACGTACGCTGCATCGTCAGCGTAGGCATGCTTACCGAGGGCTGGGACTGCAATACAGTAACCCACATCGTCGGCTTACGTCCCTTTATGTCTCAGCTCTTATGCGAACAGGTGGTAGGCCGCGGCCTGCGCCGATCAAATTACGAGATCGGCGAGGATGGGAAGCTCACCGAGGAAGTCGCCAAGATTTTCGGCGTACCCTTCGAGGTCATTCCGTTTAAGGCCAACCGGGGACCCACCCGGCCCAGTGAAAAGCGGCACCATATCCACGCCGTCCCGGCCAAGGCCCGATACGAGATCACGTTCCCCAGGGTAGAGGGCTACCAGCAGGCCATCCGTAACCGGGTTACGGTGGACTGGCAGGCCGTGGCCGAACTCACCCTGGACCCCACCAAAATCCCCCCTGAGGTCGAAATGAAGGCAGGGCTGGCCAATAACCAGGGCAGGCATAGCCTGATAGGGCCGGGCAAGATCGAGAGTGTGGACCTTAACCCCTATCGTTCCGGCCACCGGTTCCAGGAACTGGTCTTTGAATTGGCCCGGGACCTTACCAGGACCTATGTCTCCCAGCCGAGCTGCGAGGCTCCGGCGCATGTACTATTCCCACAGTTGGTCCGGATCGCCGACCGTTACCTGCGGGAAAAGGTACACCCCGTTTCCCCGGCCAACATCCTGGACGTATTTCTTTCTCCCTATTACGGGTGGGTTATCGAGCGACTGGTGGAGGCCATAAGACCCGATACCTCTCAGGGAGAGGCTCCGGAGTTCCCTCGCTATGAGACCAATCGAGGCCCCGGCTCTACAGCCGACGTTGATTTCTGGACGAGCCGTGACGTCCGCGAAGTTATACATAGTCACGTAAACTATGTAGTGGCGGACACGAAACAGTGGGAGCAGTCGGCTGCCTACTTCATTGATACTCATGAAATGGTTGACGCCTTCGTGAAAAACGCCGGGCTGGGCTTTGCCATCCCTTACCTGCACAACGGCCAGGTACACGATTACGTGCCCGACTTTATCATTCGCCTGAAGGGTAACGCCGGTCACCTGATCCTGGAGACTAAGGGTTACGACGAGCTAACCGAAGTTAAAGCCCAGGCCGCCAAACGGTGGGTCAACGCGGTCAATGCCGACGGGAGCTACGGCAGATGGTATTATGCCATTGCCTGGAAACCTGCGGAAATTCCTGGGATAATTAGAAAGGTGATTACAGGGGTAAGCGATTGA
- a CDS encoding AAA family ATPase, translating into MITEVTVRNFKKFGEETFTLYDTTVLAGPNNAGKTTLLQAVATWYLGLTRWREERSGSSATKRTGVPITRETLTGPG; encoded by the coding sequence ATGATTACTGAAGTGACTGTGAGGAATTTCAAGAAATTTGGCGAAGAGACCTTTACGTTATATGATACCACCGTACTTGCTGGGCCAAACAACGCTGGCAAGACCACGCTCCTGCAGGCAGTTGCCACGTGGTATTTAGGTCTAACTCGTTGGCGTGAAGAACGTTCAGGATCCTCGGCGACAAAAAGGACAGGCGTGCCAATCACCCGAGAGACCTTAACCGGACCAGGGTAA
- a CDS encoding thioredoxin domain-containing protein, with translation MPAQRRPNRLLHEKSPYLLQHAYNPVDWYPWGEEAFARARQEDKPVFLSIGYSTCHWCHVMARESFADEEVAALLNEGFIAIKVDREERPDIDQVYMAACQALTGSGGWPLTVFLTPEKKPFYAGTYFPKHGRHGLPGLVDILKLIRAKWATHREKLENAGAELIQHMAHQFALPQPGEPGAQLLEKGFKQLQADFDPLYGGFGQAPKFPSPHQLLFLLRYWHRYGEAKALAMVEKTLQALYCGGIYDHIGFGFARYATDRCWLVPHFEKMLYDNALLSLAYLEALQATGKAAYGRVTREIFTYILRDMTDPEGGFFSAQDAESEGEEGKFYLWTPGQVQEVLGTQEGDFFCRYFDITDEGNFEGRNIPNLIGRCEDLFTSTAGSDGAGGNAGNNGNKGNDSIKDSEGSEDNVDTPDLRGQPRAQDVVASEIAGGAGNADADPARRQPDIGEQCPPTGEGESVLAGLDKTTAARLLAARAQLFAARAKRVHPHRDDKILTAWNGLMIAALARGAWVLDESAYAVAAAKAGRFILTHLRDAGGRLLARYREGQPAYPAYLDDYAFFTWGLIELYQATFEPGYLREALDLTRQMQELFRDEGGSYFFTPRDAGELPVRPREIYDGALPSGNSVAALNLLRLARLTGDGTLEEEATAQLRALAGTVAAYPRGYTFYLCALDFYLGPVTEMVLAGEREKEDTRALLQVLRGAYLPAAVLVLRPGGREGEEVSKLIPYTAGYAPADGQAALYLCRNFTCQAPVTSAAELVHRLSPAGWETRATGDKYQGSKN, from the coding sequence ATGCCCGCACAACGCCGGCCCAACCGTTTGCTCCATGAGAAAAGTCCCTACCTGCTGCAGCACGCCTATAACCCCGTCGACTGGTACCCCTGGGGGGAAGAAGCCTTTGCCCGGGCCCGGCAGGAGGATAAGCCAGTGTTTCTATCCATCGGTTATTCCACCTGTCACTGGTGCCACGTCATGGCCCGGGAATCCTTTGCCGATGAAGAAGTGGCCGCCCTCCTTAATGAGGGTTTTATCGCCATTAAGGTCGACCGGGAAGAGCGGCCGGACATCGACCAGGTCTATATGGCTGCCTGCCAGGCCCTGACCGGTAGCGGCGGCTGGCCCCTGACGGTTTTCCTGACACCGGAGAAAAAACCCTTTTATGCCGGCACCTATTTCCCCAAACACGGGCGCCACGGCCTCCCCGGCCTGGTGGATATCTTAAAGTTAATCCGGGCAAAATGGGCGACTCATCGGGAAAAATTGGAGAACGCCGGCGCTGAATTAATTCAGCATATGGCCCACCAGTTCGCCCTGCCGCAGCCGGGGGAGCCGGGGGCGCAGCTCCTGGAGAAAGGTTTTAAGCAACTCCAGGCCGACTTCGACCCTCTTTATGGTGGTTTTGGCCAGGCCCCCAAGTTCCCCAGCCCCCACCAGCTTTTGTTCCTGCTCCGCTACTGGCACAGATATGGCGAGGCGAAAGCCCTGGCTATGGTGGAAAAAACCCTCCAGGCCCTCTACTGCGGCGGCATTTACGACCATATCGGCTTTGGCTTTGCCCGCTACGCCACCGATCGGTGCTGGCTGGTACCCCATTTTGAAAAAATGCTCTACGATAACGCTCTACTGTCCCTGGCCTACCTGGAGGCCCTTCAGGCAACGGGCAAGGCTGCCTACGGCCGTGTCACCCGGGAGATATTTACCTATATCCTGCGGGATATGACTGACCCGGAGGGAGGGTTTTTCAGCGCTCAGGATGCCGAATCTGAGGGCGAGGAGGGTAAGTTTTACCTCTGGACACCGGGCCAGGTCCAGGAAGTGCTGGGAACGCAGGAGGGAGATTTCTTTTGCCGTTACTTTGATATTACTGATGAAGGCAACTTTGAGGGACGGAACATTCCCAATTTGATTGGCCGGTGCGAGGACCTTTTTACCTCTACCGCTGGAAGTGACGGGGCCGGTGGCAATGCAGGTAATAATGGCAATAAGGGTAATGACAGCATAAAGGATAGTGAAGGCAGCGAGGATAACGTTGACACCCCTGATCTTCGGGGACAGCCCCGGGCTCAGGACGTAGTGGCTAGCGAAATTGCTGGTGGGGCAGGTAACGCTGATGCCGACCCGGCTCGGCGCCAGCCAGACATTGGGGAGCAGTGCCCACCAACCGGCGAAGGGGAAAGCGTCCTGGCCGGTCTTGATAAAACTACGGCTGCACGTCTGCTAGCAGCCCGCGCCCAACTCTTTGCCGCCCGGGCAAAGCGGGTCCACCCCCACCGGGACGATAAAATCCTCACGGCCTGGAATGGGCTGATGATCGCCGCCTTAGCCCGGGGGGCCTGGGTCCTGGACGAAAGCGCTTATGCCGTAGCAGCCGCTAAGGCGGGCCGGTTTATCCTTACCCACCTGCGCGATGCCGGAGGGCGCCTCCTGGCCCGTTACCGGGAGGGCCAGCCAGCTTACCCGGCCTACCTGGACGATTACGCCTTTTTCACCTGGGGACTCATCGAGCTCTACCAGGCTACCTTTGAGCCGGGCTACCTCCGGGAGGCCCTGGACCTGACGCGGCAGATGCAGGAACTCTTCCGGGATGAAGGTGGCAGTTACTTTTTCACCCCTCGCGACGCCGGGGAACTGCCGGTCCGGCCGCGAGAAATCTACGACGGCGCCCTCCCCTCCGGTAATTCGGTGGCAGCCCTGAACCTCCTGCGCCTGGCCCGCCTTACCGGAGACGGCACCCTGGAAGAAGAAGCCACGGCCCAGCTGCGCGCCCTGGCAGGTACGGTGGCGGCCTACCCCCGGGGCTATACCTTCTATCTCTGCGCTCTGGACTTCTACCTAGGGCCGGTAACAGAGATGGTCCTGGCCGGGGAACGGGAAAAAGAGGATACCCGCGCCCTGCTTCAGGTGCTGCGGGGGGCCTACCTGCCCGCGGCCGTCCTGGTGCTGCGCCCCGGCGGCCGGGAGGGTGAGGAAGTGAGCAAACTTATTCCATATACCGCCGGCTACGCACCGGCAGACGGTCAGGCTGCCCTTTACCTGTGCCGCAACTTCACCTGCCAGGCGCCGGTTACGTCGGCCGCAGAACTGGTGCACCGTCTGTCGCCTGCAGGATGGGAAACCCGGGCCACAGGCGACAAATATCAGGGGTCAAAAAACTAA
- a CDS encoding ATP-grasp domain-containing protein: MAKLLEYQGKEWLRKAGLPVPVGRAASSPEEAKQIAEEIGKPVAVKAQVQAGGRGKSGAVKLVNTPEEARAAAAAILGTEIKGYPVRQVLVEEKLDIAHEYYVTIIVNSARDARCPMMMFSTEGGMDIESVPEEKIFRLLINPLEGLEIYDAVDMLVKAGIPNDHLMDFANFLVKFWGAYRKYDCFTLETNPLVMTAGGELYAADCKMDVDNSSVYRHPEMGIEIARDLGHEPTELDVLGWGIEKTDLRGSGFVMSMGFDEKSPGYIGYHPIGGGSAMMGMDALNNVNLKPANYADTSGNPVASKIYRVAKVVLSQPNIDGYLLGGFMMANQEQWHHAHAVVKVLREILPQKPGLPCVLLLCGNKEEESLAILREGLKDVPGATRVEIYGREHVTDTDFIGQRLLALVKEYQEEKRK; encoded by the coding sequence ATGGCAAAATTGCTGGAATATCAGGGGAAGGAATGGCTTCGAAAGGCCGGTTTGCCGGTGCCCGTGGGCCGGGCAGCCTCATCGCCGGAGGAAGCCAAACAGATCGCCGAGGAGATCGGTAAACCCGTGGCTGTAAAAGCCCAGGTCCAGGCCGGCGGCAGGGGTAAATCCGGAGCGGTAAAATTAGTTAACACCCCCGAAGAAGCCCGGGCCGCAGCGGCAGCCATCCTGGGCACCGAGATCAAGGGGTACCCGGTACGGCAGGTCCTGGTCGAAGAAAAACTAGATATCGCCCACGAATACTACGTCACTATCATTGTTAATTCCGCCCGGGACGCCAGGTGCCCCATGATGATGTTTAGCACCGAAGGTGGCATGGATATCGAGAGCGTTCCCGAAGAAAAGATTTTCCGCCTCTTAATCAACCCCCTGGAAGGCCTGGAAATTTACGATGCTGTAGATATGCTGGTCAAGGCCGGCATTCCCAATGACCACCTCATGGATTTCGCCAACTTCCTGGTCAAATTCTGGGGTGCTTACCGTAAATACGATTGCTTTACCCTGGAGACCAACCCTCTAGTCATGACGGCCGGCGGGGAGCTTTACGCCGCCGACTGCAAGATGGACGTCGATAACAGCAGTGTTTACCGCCATCCGGAAATGGGTATCGAGATTGCCCGTGACCTGGGCCATGAACCGACGGAACTCGACGTCCTGGGTTGGGGCATTGAAAAGACTGACCTCCGGGGTTCGGGCTTTGTCATGAGCATGGGCTTTGATGAAAAGAGCCCCGGCTATATTGGCTACCATCCCATTGGCGGCGGTTCGGCCATGATGGGTATGGACGCCCTGAATAACGTCAACCTGAAACCCGCCAACTACGCCGACACCAGCGGCAATCCCGTCGCTTCTAAAATCTATCGTGTCGCCAAAGTAGTCCTCTCCCAGCCGAACATCGACGGCTACCTCCTGGGTGGCTTCATGATGGCCAACCAGGAACAGTGGCACCATGCCCATGCAGTCGTGAAAGTCCTGCGGGAGATTCTCCCCCAGAAACCAGGCCTGCCCTGTGTACTCCTCCTGTGCGGTAATAAAGAAGAGGAATCCCTGGCTATTCTACGTGAAGGCTTAAAGGACGTTCCCGGTGCTACCAGAGTAGAGATCTATGGCCGCGAACACGTCACTGACACGGACTTCATCGGCCAGAGACTGCTGGCTCTGGTCAAGGAATATCAAGAAGAGAAGCGAAAGTAG
- a CDS encoding succinate--CoA ligase subunit alpha — protein MGILIDRNTTVVVQGITGREGSLRAAYMKEYGTKVVAGTSPGKGGQTVAGIPVYHTVKQAVAEHGPIDFSVIFVPGRALKAAVKEAADAGIKNIVPCVESVPIHDIMDMVAYCRMKGVRLIGPGSIGIITPGEAVVGWLGGNVGWANTFFEPGPIGVFSRSGGQSGTIPWVLKEGGFGVSTVVHTGTEPVLGTSMADLLPLFEADPQTKGVAVFSEIGGSQEEECAEVIASGGFTKPFVIYVAGAWAPEGQRFSHASSIVERGRGSAKSKMEAIRKAGGYVAMTPTDIPRILKEVIKD, from the coding sequence ATGGGTATTTTAATTGACAGGAATACGACGGTGGTAGTTCAGGGTATCACCGGCCGGGAGGGTTCCCTGCGGGCGGCCTATATGAAGGAGTACGGCACCAAAGTGGTAGCCGGGACAAGCCCTGGCAAGGGTGGTCAGACCGTTGCCGGGATCCCCGTCTATCATACCGTCAAACAGGCGGTGGCCGAGCACGGGCCCATTGACTTCAGCGTCATCTTTGTTCCCGGCCGCGCGCTGAAGGCGGCAGTTAAGGAAGCCGCCGATGCCGGAATTAAGAACATTGTTCCCTGTGTAGAGTCAGTGCCCATTCACGATATCATGGATATGGTGGCCTACTGCCGGATGAAGGGCGTCCGGCTCATTGGTCCGGGATCCATCGGCATCATTACCCCCGGGGAGGCCGTCGTCGGCTGGCTGGGCGGCAACGTAGGCTGGGCCAACACCTTCTTTGAACCCGGTCCCATCGGTGTCTTCTCCCGGAGCGGCGGCCAGTCGGGTACCATTCCCTGGGTCCTTAAAGAAGGCGGTTTCGGGGTCAGCACCGTCGTCCACACCGGCACCGAACCCGTTCTGGGAACCTCCATGGCCGACCTGCTGCCCCTCTTTGAGGCTGACCCCCAGACCAAAGGGGTGGCTGTATTCTCAGAGATTGGCGGCTCTCAGGAAGAGGAGTGCGCCGAAGTCATTGCCTCCGGCGGGTTCACCAAACCCTTCGTTATCTATGTCGCCGGTGCCTGGGCCCCTGAGGGCCAGCGGTTCTCCCACGCCTCCAGCATTGTGGAGCGGGGCCGGGGTTCCGCTAAAAGCAAAATGGAAGCCATCAGAAAGGCCGGCGGTTATGTAGCCATGACGCCGACGGACATCCCGCGTATTCTTAAAGAAGTTATCAAAGACTAG